DNA sequence from the Methylomonas albis genome:
GGTTCTGAGGAAAACAACATGGCGATCGATCTGGATGACGAAATATTGCAAGACTTTCTGGTCGAGGCTGGGGAGATTCTCGATTCTCTGGGTGAGCAACTCGTAGAACTGGAGCAATCGCCTGATGATCTCGATCTTCTCAACTCCATATTTCGCGGATTCCACACCATCAAGGGCGGCGCCGGCTTTTTGGCTGTCAGCGCCCTGGTCGATATTTGCCATAACGCTGAAGACGTTTTTAACGTGCTAAGGCAGGGTGATCGTCAAGTCACGCCGGATTTGATGGATGTGATTTTGCAAGTGGTCGACATCGTTAACGAGATGTTTGGGCAAGTTCGCTCGGGCACTATGCCAAAATCAGCGGATCAGGGCCTATTGAAACGCTTGAAAGCCTTCGCTGGGCCGGCGGACGTTATCGCCCCTACTGAGATTGTGCTTGACAAAGGTGTATCGACCGCAGTTATCGAATCCCATCAGCTATCCCCTCAAGAATCCGCGGCGCAAGACTACGATGCGATGCTCGATCCCGAGGAGTTATTGGCTAGCGAATCCGCCACCGCGGATGCCGACGAAATTACTGAACAGGAATTTGAAGATCTATTGGATGCCTTACATGGTAAAGGCGGCTCACCCACTGTGCACGTTGAGCCGCAAACGGCACCTGTAGCGGATGGGGAAATTAGTGAAGACGAGTTTGAAAATCTGTTGGATGAGTTGCATGGCAAAGGTAAATTTTCGGTAAAAGCCGAGCAACCTGTTCAAGTTGGCGATTCTGGCGATATTACCGACGAGGAGTTTGACAAGGTACTTGATGCGCTGCACGGTAAAGGTAAGTTCGATGCAGCCAAGTTGAGCAAGGCTGAAGAGCAAACGGCGGCTGGGAACGATACTCCAAGTGCCAAAGTCGCGGCAGTGTCTGTAGAGAAGCCGGTTGTGGCGGCTAAATCCACTCCGGTCACTGAGCCGCCCGTGGATGCGGAACCGGAAAAAAGCCTTGGCAAAATGGCGTCAACAGCAGAGTTAGCTGCCGACAAGGGTAAGGCCGCAACGCCGCAAGCGGATACCACGGTCAGGGTAGATACCCAGATTTTGGACGATATTATGAATATGGTTGGAGAGCTGGTTCTGGTACGCAATCGCTTCCAAACCCTTAAAGCCAACGCCGAAGCTGGCGAGCAGTTGTCCAAGGCTATATCCAATCTGGACGTGGTGACCGCCGATTTACAATTAGCGGTAATGAAAACCCGTATGCAGCCCATCAAAAAAGTATTCGGCCGTTTTCCGCGTGTGGTACGCGATTTGGCCCGAAGTCTAAAAAAAGAAATCAGGCTGGAATTGGTTGGTGAAGAAACCGATCTCGACAAAAATCTGGTCGAGGCGTTGGCGGATCCTTTGGTGCATTTGGTCAGAAACGCTGTAGATCACGGTATCGAATCGCCGGATGAGCGCGAAGCCAACGGTAAACCTCGGGAAGGCGTGGTGATATTGAAAGCCTCCCAGGAAGGCGATCATATCCAGTTGTCAATCAAAGACGACGGCAAGGGTATGAACCCGGACATTCTGCGCGCCAAAGTAGTTGAAAAAGGCTTAATGGATGAAGAAAGCGCCGCCCGTCTTGACGATAAGGAATGTTACAACCTGATTTTTCTGCCCGGTTTTTCCACCAAAACCGAAATTTCCGATGTGTCCGGTCGCGGTGTCGGTATGGACGTGGTAAAGACCCGTATCGCGCAAATGAACGGCGTGGTGGAAATTGATTCGGTGGAAGGCAAGGGCAGTACTATTCTCATCAAGGTGCCGTTGACACTAGCGATTATGCCGACCCTAATGGTGAAGCTGCGCGGACAGGCTTTCGCGTTACCCTTGGCCAGTGTCTTGGAAATTCTCGATTTGGATTTGAGCAAAACTAACAAAGTCGACGGTCAGCTGGTGGTGATGGTCAGAAACAAAGCTTTACCGCTATTCTATTTGAGCGAATGGCTGGTGAGAGGTTCCTATTACGCCGGCGAAACACAACCCACCAATCATGTTGTGGTGGTGAATGCGGGCGGTAGACACATTGGTTTTGTGGTCGATCAACTGATCGGACAAGAGGAAGTGGTGATTAAAGCCCTTGGCGCCAAGCTACATGGATTGGAAGGGCTGGCGGGCGCAACCATTACCGGCGATGGCAAGATAGCGTTGATACTTGATGTGCCTGGTCTGATGAAGAAGTATGCAATGTGACGCGTCGATATGACCATTCGGGTGCTTATCGTCGACGATTCAAGTTTTATCTGTAAAAGAATTCGGGAAATTTTAGAAGAGGATCAAGAGTTTAAAGTGATAGGCGTTGCCCATGACGGTCGCGAAGCGGTCGAGCTTGCGGCAAGTCTACAGCCGGATGTTATTACCATGGATGTGGAGATGCCAGTTATGGATGGCATTACGGCAGTCAAGAAAATCATGGGTACCCGGCCCTGCCCAATTCTGATGTTTTCTGCCATGACACAAGTCGGCGCGCAAGCAACCCTGGATGCGTTAAATGCCGGTGCTGTCGACTTTTTGCCCAAGCAGCTGGAAGACATTGATGCTAATCGCGAAACGGCCCGCTACCTGCTCAGATATCGGGTGAGGATGGTAGCTTCTCAGGCTGCCAGAATGTCCTCTCGTTCGGTAACGCGTGCAGTCGTCGACGAACGCGAGGGCTTAATTGCCGAAAAACCAATAGTTAAGCCGGCTCGCGCTACGGCCGCGTGGCCCAAGGCGTCATCGAGCAGTAAAATCGATCTTTTGGTGGTCGCTGCCTCGACCGGAGGTCCGGTCGCTATGCAATATGTACTCAGCAAAATTCCGGCCGAGTGTTCGATGCCGATATTGTTGGTGCAGCACATGCCGCCCAATTTCACTAAAAGCTTTGCCGAGCGCCTGAATTTACTCTGCAACATTAAGGTCAGAGAAGCACAGGATGGCGATGTATTGCAGCCGGGGACAGCGTTGTTGGGGCCGGGCGCGATGCAGATGCAAGTTAAGCAAGTAGCCGGCGAACGGCGGATTGCTTTAAGGCCCAAGCAAAGCGGGGAAATTTATAGTCCCAGCGTTGACATTACTTTTGACTCACTTTCCGAAGTGTTCGCCGGACATGTGTTGGCGGTGGTGTTGACCGGCATGGGGGCCGACGGCAAAGCCGGCGCAGTAAAGTTAAGACAGCGCGGTGCGCAAATTTGGGCGCAAGACGAGGCGACAAGTACTATCTATGGTATGCCTAGAGCTATTGTGGAAGCAGGCTTGGCGGATCGTATTTATTCTCTGGACGAGATTGCCAACCAATTTAAGAAATTACAGTAATGGATATTCTCAGTATTTTGGGTGTGTTGATAGGCTTTGCCGCGATTATCGGCGGCAATATGCTGGGTGGCGGCGAGCTGGGGTCGCTGGTCAATTATCACGCCTTCATTATTGTGGTTGGCGGTACGCTGGGAGCAACGCTGTTGCAATTTCCACCTAAAGTATTTCTACGCAGTCTGCGAATTTTGAGTTGGATTTTTGTGCCGGAAAATTTACAGCTTAAAAAGCAAATCGACAAAATTGTGCGCTGGAGCTCTTTGGCACGGAAGGAAGGCTTGCTGGGGTTGGAGTCCGTGATCGAAACCGAAAAAGACAGTTTTGCCAAGAAAGGTTTGCAGTTGCTCGTCGATGGTAACGAGCCGGAAGTGATACGCGATTGCCTGGAAGTTGAGCTGACTACGAAGGAACATTTGGATACCCAGGCTGCCAGGGTTTTCGAGGCTATGGGAGGGTATGCGCCGACCATCGGCATTATCGGCGCGGTAATAGGCTTGATTCATGTGATGCAGAATCTAGCCAAGCCGGAGTTATTGGGCAGCGGGATTGCTACTGCGTTCGTGGCAACTATCTACGGGGTTGGTTTGGCCAATCTGTTGTTTATTCCAATTGCAAATAAGCTGAAGAGCCTGATTTTTGAAGCATCGCAAGCGCGGGAAATGGTGATAGAAGGTATTTCCTCGATAGCGGAGGGTGAAAACCCGCGCAATATCGAGTTGAAATTGTCCGGTTTTTTATTGGAAAAATAGTGGAGGCCTTATGAGTCGGCGCAGACGTAGGCCATTGCAACAGGCCGATAACCACGACCGTTGGATGGTGTCTTACGCCGATTTTGTGACCTTGCTATTTGCCTTTTTTGTGGTGATGTATTCGATTTCGTCGGTTAATAAGGGCAAATACGAAACATTTTCCGAGTCCTTGGACCAGGCTCTGTTTCACAACGAAAAGATTCAAAAAGAAGTCGAGCCAATTCAGATTGGTGTGATTCCCACCACGATCCAACCTATTGAGCTGCCTAATTTGGCTACAGCCGAGGAACGTGAGCTAAGCGAGGAGATTTTGCAGGAAAAGCAGCGGCTTAGCGAAGTCTCCGAGCAGTTTCAAGGTGCATTGCAACCTTATGTCGAAAGCAAGCTCGTCGGTATTAAAAAGCACGATTTCTGGGTGGAATTGGAAATGAACAGCGAATTGCTGTTTGCCAGCGGTAAGGCGGAGCTGTCGACTAAGGCTATCCCGGTGCTGGAAAAAGTCGCGCAAGTGATAAGAGATGTGCCGAATGTGATTAACGTGGAGGGCTACACGGATAACATACCGATTTCTACCGGCTTTTACCCGTCTAATTGGGACTTATCCTCGGCCAGGGCGACCAGCGTGGTCAAAGAATTGGTAAAAAACAATATTCCGGCGACGCGATTATCGGCGGTGGGCTATGGAGAATTTCATCCTATCGCCGATAACAAAGACGAAGAAGGGCGCTTCAAGAACCGGCGAGTTGTATTGGTGCTGATGTCGCAAGCCTTTGCTCGTTACGGCATGACAGACGATGAACGCGCAAAAGTGCTGAATTTGGCGCCGTCGCAGCCCAGCCCGCCACCTGAAACCGCAGTTGAAAAGACGCCGGAAACGCCGGTTCAGTTATGAAAATATGGTCAGTTTCCAATCAAAAAGGCGGAGTCGGAAAAACGACTACCGTGGTAACACTGGGTGGCTTGTTGTCGTCCTGGGGGTTTAGGACTTTGCTGGTCGATTTGGATCCGCACGGTTCGCTGACCAGCTATTTTAAGATGAATCCGGATGAGATCGAGCAGGGTGTATACAATTTATTTCTCGATGCTAGCGAGAAAAAGAAAAACATTGATCCGGCAGTTTATATCACCAAGACCGATTTTGACGGTATCGATGTCTTGCCCGCATCGACCGCTATCGCCACTTTGGATAGGCAGGTCGCCGCAATCGGCGGCATGGGCTTGGTAGTTGCTACCGCATTAAACAAAGTGGCCGACCAATATGATTATGTGATTATCGATAGTCCGCCGATGTTGGGCGTGTTAATGATCAATGCACTGGCGGCCTGCGATCATTTGATTATTCCGGTTTTAGCCGAGTTTCTGGCCTTAAAAGGCCTGGATCGAATGGTGCATACCATAAAAATGGTGTTCCATTCCCGGAAAACGCCGCCTAAATTCACTATTGTGCCGACCATGTTCGACAAACGCACCAAGGCGGCCCGCGACAGTTTAGCGGCGTTACATCAGCAGTACCCGGACAATGCCTGGAGTTCCGTCGTGCCGGTGGATACTAAAGTGCGGGATGCCAGCCAGGCCGGTATTCCCTTGCCCCTGTATGACAAAAATGCGCGTGCGGCCGAAGCCTATGCCGAATTGTTGGAACTGTTATTGCTTGATAAGAGTCCAGACAAAAACTTGGCGCCGCATAAATGACTCAGGCAAAACCACCCCCCAGTATCGTTCATCAACAGCTAGCACTCGATGTTTACTTGCAGACGCTGTTGGATGACGTACCCGAAGCGGAGGAAACTGTTAGCGTAAAACCGACGGTAGTGGCGGAACGACTTGTCGTTGAGGTGCCTATCAAGTTTCCGGCTCCTGCTCCGGTCGTGACCAGCAGTCCAAAAGCCAGCGCCAAAGCGCTGGTCAGGAACCGACAAACCAAGCTTGTAGAGCCGGAAATCCCGGCTAAACTACAGGCATTGTCTATAATGCCGGATTGGTCGCAATACGAGTTTCAGGCTTTGTTTTTTAAGGTTGATAAGCTGATATTGGCAACACCATTGATCGAGTTGTCGAGAACGATCAAAATCGACCGCAAACCCACGAAAATTCCCGGACAACCCTCTTGGTTCTTAGGTTTGCTGGACGAGCATGATAGCCGTATCGGCGTACTCGACACTAGGCAGCTGATTTTCGGCAAAAGCCGAGGCTTGCAGTCGGATAGTGAAGATTATCCGTTCGAGCGCATTCTAATAACCCAGGATAAAAAATGGGGTTTGGTGTGTGATGAAATTCTCTCCATCGGTAAAGTAAAGCCTGATGGTGTCAGATGGCGAACGGCCAGACAAAAAAAACCATGGTTAATCGGCACGGTAATAGACGAGTTGACAGCGATCATCGATGTTAAACAGCTGGTACCGCATAGAAAAAATAGTTAAACAGCATCTGGATACAGCAAAATGAGCGAAGATAAAAAACAAGGCGACCCTATCATGCAATGGGTGACTTTTTGTCTGGGCGACGAAAAGTACGGCATCAATGTCATGCAAGTGCAAGAAGTGTTGCGTATTACCGAGATTGCTCCGGTGCCCGGCGCGCCTTCCTATGTGTTGGGAATTATCAATTTACGCGGTAACGTGGTCACCGTCATCGATACCCGTAACCGTTTCGGCTTACCCTCAAAGGACACCGACGACGCATCTCGAGTGGTCATTATCGAGACCGATCGGCATATCATCGGCATTTTGGTGGATAGCGTCGCTGAAGTCGTGGAAATGCGCGCTTCCGAGATTGAGACCGCGCCTAATGTCGGCAATGAAGAAAGCTCAAAATACATTCAAGGCGTCACCAGTCGCGACAATCATTTGTTAATTCTGGTGGATTTGAATAAATTCCTCAGCGACGACGAAAAAGCCGAGCTGGACATGTTTTGATTGCCTAAATAGGCATGCGAGCGAGGTGCAATATGACCGAGATAACACCGATCACGCCTTTTTCACCTGTGCACACGATATACAAGGTGGAGCGGGAAGAACGTGAAAAACGCCCTCCGCGAAAACAACCGCAAACCAAACCCGACCAAAGCAAAAACGATAAGCAGCCAGCCGAGCACGTTGACGAAATAGTGTGATGAACGAATATTTAATGCTGGTTTTGGCGGGGGTAGTCGTATTTATCTTAGCGATGATAGTTTGGTTATTGCGCCAGCAGCAAACACTAAAACAGCAATTTCAACTCCTTGAAGAGCGGGTACAGCGTAGCAACGAGGACGTAGCCGGCCTTTGTTCCGCCGCTGTGGCTGTGGATCGGCGGCTGGCTGTTAACGACTCGCGCTTAAATAGCATTGTGGATCAAGTCAATACTCAACGGCAAACCACCGTGACCAGCGTAACCCCTGCAGAGGCTATTCCCGCAAGCGGCTATGAAGATGTGATCCAAAAAATCCGCAGCGGGGTTGGCATTGAGGCGCTGGTCAGGGATTGCGGTTTAACCCGTGACGAAGCGGTTTTGTTGATGCGCTTACATGGCGGCAGCAAGCGTACCGGTTTGGGTTAGCTACAGTTCGTTTTCAAATATTGACTGACGCCCAGGTCCGCGCGAATCATCGTTCTATCGGCAACTCGCTGTAACAAACGCTGATAGTTCTCATCGTGTTGGCTTCTGTCGTTATGCCGGTGCCAAAGATGTAAAACGGGTACCGCGAAGCGGCCCTCTTTGCGTTTGACGCCGTAATGAATCAAACGGATCACCAGATCCGAGTCTTCATATCCCCAGCCTTCGAAAGCTTCATCAAACCCGTTAACTGCCAGAAAATCGTCTTTCCAGACCGCCAGATTGCAGGTCATGGCTTTTTGCCAATTCTGCGGTTGCCGATAACGCCAGCTGTGCAGCGGTAAATACAGTAAAGGCAACAAACGGTTGATGCGGCCTTGCAGTCGTTGCAATAAAAAAAAGCCATGTGACTGTTCATGCAGCGGTATTTTCTGCCGCAATACCTGCGAGGTGTAACACTCGCTCAATAACAGCCGGTTGCCCGGAACGAAATAACCGGTTTCAGCCAGTTGTCGATGATGGCTAATAAAATCCGGTAGCGCGACGCAATCGCCGTCCATAAATAGCAGATAATCGCCGCGACTGGCGGCAACTGCCTTGTTACGGATAGTGCCGGCCCTAAACCCCTTATCTTCATGCCAAATATGCCGCAACGGAATTTCGCAGGTTTCGATAAAGTCTTTGATCAGTTCCTGCGTTGCAGTGCCGGAGCCGTCGTCGGCGACGATGATTTCAAAACGGCGATCTTGCTGAGCCAATAGTGCGAGCAAACAAGCGGAAAGCGCGTCCGGCCAGTTATAGGTGGTGACGATGACCGAGATCAAGCCGTTCATTTGCTTGCTGCTGTACGGCAAAGCTCGCGTAGTTTCAGGTATTTGTAATAACTACCCTCGGCGTTGGATATGGCAAGCATCAGGCCTTCCGCGCCGTCCAAAATGGCTGCCTGGATGAAGTAAGTGCGGATGAACGTCCACAGGCCTTTGCCAATGGCTTTACCCAAGCTGGCGCGCTTACCGTTAGTAAACAGTTTCTCGGCGCCCAGAGAGGAATAAGTGTTGATCTTATGCAGCACCTCTGCCGGGTCTACGAAGGCTTCATGCAAGATTGGATTGTTAAGCTGATGGATAGTCCCCTTAACTTCAATACGCTCATGCACGACTTCGCTGTTGAATTGCCCGGCATCGCGGCGAAACAGTCTTAACACATAATCCGGCCACCAACCGCCATGTTTGATTTGCTTGCCGCAGTAGCTGGATAAGCGGGGGATCTCAAAGCCATGTGCCTCGCTCTTCTGCATGGCGTGCTGTATTTCATCCTTTAATGCCGGTCCAATTTCTTCGTCGGCATCGATAGACAGCACCCATTCGCCACTAGCCTTATCCAATGCCCGCTGCTTTTGCGGGCCAAATCCGGGCCAGTCGGTGATGAATACTTTATCGGTAAATAGTCGGCAAATTGCGACGGTATCGTCGCTACTACCGGAGTCTAGAACGATGATTTCATCGGCCCAAGCAACCGATGCCAGACAGCGGCCGATATGTTGCGCCTCGTTTTTGGTGATGACGATAACGCTAAGCATTGGCCTGGCGAAGGGTGGAATCGGCAGGATGACTTAGCAACGCGCCGAGAAAAAACGCCAGCAGATAGCCTTCGGCAAAAGTTTTGAAATGCGAGTTGAACAGGCTTGAAGCACAAATAGCCACCAAAAAACTAGCGGCAATCGGCCCGTAGGGCTTGTTATTCATACCCTGGCGCAATGCGACGACAATATAAGCGAAGAACAGCAGCAAGCCGACCAAGCCGTTTTCCAGCCAAATAAACAGGTATTGATTATGCGGATCGCTGGTACTGGTACCCTGCCATCCCTGGCTTTTGGCAGAGGCATAATTACTATAGGTCGGTTTGAACGATGAGGTGCCGTACCCAAACCAAGGCGCTTTCTCAATGAGCTCTAAGGTGTTTTGATAAAAAATCACCCGAATACCTACTGACGTCAAATCCTTGCTGCTCTGATAACTGGCTTGTTCGTCCCAAGCCAGTTTGAATCGTTCTTGCAATGTGCTGGAACTAAGGCCAAATGCCACTAACACAATAGCGGCTACCCCAATAATCTGCGGTAGCTTGCTGTAACCATATATTGAGCCAAATGCAAAAACTGCGGCGATGGGTAAGGCTAAATAGCCACTTCTACCCGTACTAACGAAGAAAATATTGAATAGAAAGATGGCTATTCCTGCCCAAACCGCATATTTCTGGCGGGGGGCGAGGGGTTCCTGCACGAGGAAGATAGCGCAGAGCAGGGCCGCTACAAAAGCAGTGCTCTGTGTGGCATGATTGGTCATGAAAATGCCGACTTCATGGTCTTGTCTCACTACAAGATCGAATGCCCAAAGTGGTATGGCGATAATGCCAGCTCCAACCATGGCGATGAAATAGCTGTAGACAAACCGTTTTTGCCAAGCCTGTTGCTGAAAAATGCCGATTAGCAGGAACACATATAGCAACTTTTTCCAGCTGGATAATGTTTCCAATTTGCTGTGCCAGTCTGTTTCGGTGTAAAGCGTGCCGATGATTAACCAAGCAAAGAATAGCATGATCATTTTTCCGACAGGCTGTTGCCAGGATAACTTAAGGGTCTGCACTGCCTGGCCGGAAAGTAGCCAGAATACCAGCAATGCCACGCTGGCTATGCTTGCAATAGCAGTGGAAATGGGCGCGGCGATGGCTGCGATGATGGTCATCCAGCGGCAAAGATTGAGCGATTTCTCGGAAATGGCGGGGTTTGCAAACATCCTCTGAATCCTCAGCGCCACAGCTGGTAGATGTATTTACGCTTGAGTTTTTCCCAGCGGAAAAACAGTCCTTTCAGCCAGGTGGGCGGATCGGCTTCCAAAGCGCTTTTGAACAGACCGTTTTTACTGCCTTGTTCGATGACAGGATCTTCCAGCCAAATCATTTGAATGCCGAGCTGTTTGTCGATTTTTTCGAACTGATTGTCAATCGGTGCGGCGATTTTGTGAGCTTTAATCCAGTCCAGTCGCCAGCGAGCGGTACTGGCATCGATCAAATAGGAGTCGGCAAAGCGACCGCGATGCCCGAGATAAAGGTATTGATCCGGTTTGCGCTGACTCTTGGGCGTAAAAAAATTACCGCCGGAACCGATGTAGATGACTTTGTCGCCGGGAAATTGCCCGCTCTGACTAAGCGCTCGCTGTAAACCGAGCTGAAGATCCTTGCTGAACACCGCGTCGTCTTCAAGCACCAAACAGAAACCTTGGCCATTACCGTCCGCAATTTTCTGTAAGGCCGCCACATGCTTCAACGCACAAGATTGCTGAGCCGCAGTCAGATGATGGTCGTCACGGAAATACTCATTTAACACGCTGGCTGTCAAGTCTTCTATGTCCCAGTCAAAAATAAACTCCGCCGATAGGGCAACTTCGCTCAACTGTTGTTCCATGAACATTCGGCGTTGACTGAACTTTTTGACATTCAGAACAAAAATCTGGTCAAGGCTTAGCGAATCCATCATGCGAATGTGTGTAGGTTGCCTTCAAAAGCGGCGATTATCGGCGGTTTCGCGGAAAATAACATCTTCGTTCTGACTGTTAAGCAGTATTCAAGCTGATTTTGAGGTTTGTCTGGCTTGCAATGTCTTCGCGATTACGTCGATTACCCGGTCACTGGATAACTGATCGAGGCAGGTGCTGTGGCTTTCGCGGTGCCTATCGCAACCTTCCAATTGGCAGGGTAGGCAGTTTTGTTCGGTTTGGCCTTGCAGCAGATAGACATTATGGACGCGGCCTGAGCCGCGAGACGCGAAAGGCGCTTTATTCTCACTGTATCCATGCGGCCAGGGCGCCCATTTCTGGGGGGCAGTGGGGCCAAATAAAGCAAAAGTCAGCGTGCCGGTGGCCGCCGCCAGGTGGGTGATGCCGGTGTCGGGACCTACAAATAATTTAGCATCGCTAATCAATGCCGACAATTGCGCCAGTGAAAGTTGGCCGGCAAGATTGATCACATCTGCTGGCAGTTGTTGCTGTAATTCTCGCAGAGCCTCCAGTTCGCTAGGGTTGCCGCTGCCGGTCAATACGACTTTAACACCTCGCTGGTCTAAAAAGGCGATGAGTTCGCACCAGCCCTGGGCATGCCACTGTTTATAGCGCCATTGCGGCATAATATGCAGTACGGCGTAGGGCTTGGCGATTGTCGGTAGGGGAATCGTACTGTGTGGTGGGGTCAGACGATAGCAAGGTGCAATTTCGAGCAGTGCACAGAAGCGCAAATTTTCCAATACGGCGTGTCCGTAATCCGCACCAAATACCAGCCAACGGTTTAGCAGCGCTTTTTTCCACCAAGCCTTAGCGGCATCGTCGGGTACAAAGCCGATGCTGGTCTTGCCAGCTATCAGCGCACTTAGCGTGGGCCGGTCGCCTGCTTGCGTGGAAATGGCTAAATCGTATCGGCGAAATAAACTTAGCAACAATTTGCCGAAAGCCATGCCGCCGGGTTTGCCTGCTACTGTAATCAAGCGCTGAATGTCGGGATTACCTTCCAGCATCCCCGCATTACTTGCCGGTAACAGGACATCGATTTCCGCTTCCGGATAGGCGTGCTTCAGTGACGAGATTAGTGGGGTAACCAGTAGCGTATCGCCCAGATAACGTAGCGTTATCACCAAAATGCGTTTAGGTTGTATATTGAGCGGTTTTGGCTTGGGCATGGAGCGCTGGCTAATCAACATGGGCTTACATTTTAAAGGTAAACAGTATTGAACACGTTAGAAAATTCGCGCAAAACAATGACGGACGGCCAGGTTTACAAGCGGTTGCTGGCGTTTGTGGTGCCGTATTGGCGTTTATTTATAGTCTGCGCCATCGGTTTTGCGATTTACGCCGCCACCGAGCCGGCGGTGGTGATGATTATTCAGCGCATCATCGACAGCTTTGGCGCGCCTGATCGGAGCGACATTCAATACTTGCCACTGGCCTTCGTGGTGCTGTTTTTGGTGCGCGGTATCGGCTCGTTTTTGGGCAACTACTATCTGGCGCGAATTTCCGGCAATTTGATTCACAAACTGCGTTGCGAGATTTTTAACCAGTACACCCGCTTGTCTGTGCAATATTTCGATGCGCATAACAGCGGCTACATGATTTCGCGGATTACCAATAACATCGGCGAAGTCACCCGCGCCACCTCCGATTCGATTCGTTCTTTCGTACGAGAGGGTTTTACAGCCGTGGGCTTGCTGGGTTATCTGGCGTATACCAACTGGCAACTCTCCTTGGTGTTTTTGGCGATAGCACCGGTGGTGGCGATTATGGTGCGTTACGTTGGAAAACGCCTGAAACGCCTGAGCCGAAATATGCAAGATACCGTGGGTGACTTGACGCATATCACCTCGGAAATGGTGGCTGGAAATCGGATTGTGAAAAGTTTTGGCGGCGAACATTATGAGAGGCAGCGCTTTAAAGCCGCCAGCCTGGATAACCGCACCCAGTACCGCAAGCTGATTATGACGGTATCCCTGAATAACCCGTTGATGCAATTGGTCATTTCCTTCGCATTGGCCGGCATGATGTATTTGGCCTTGATCATGATGAAGTCGTCCAGTCCGGGTGAATTTGTCGGCTTTTTTACCGCGGCGTTCTTGCTGCCGAAACCGATTCGGCAATTGAGCGATGCCAATTCCGAGATTTTGCGGGGTATTGCCGCTGCCGAGTCTTTGTTCGAAGTGTTGGACGAGCCGGCCGAAATCGACGGCGGCGATTATCAGGTTGAGCGTAGCCAGGGCCGCATCGAATTCAAAAATCTCAGTTTTAGCTATCCCGGCAGTGAAACCCCGGCCTTGAAT
Encoded proteins:
- the msbA gene encoding lipid A export permease/ATP-binding protein MsbA translates to MTDGQVYKRLLAFVVPYWRLFIVCAIGFAIYAATEPAVVMIIQRIIDSFGAPDRSDIQYLPLAFVVLFLVRGIGSFLGNYYLARISGNLIHKLRCEIFNQYTRLSVQYFDAHNSGYMISRITNNIGEVTRATSDSIRSFVREGFTAVGLLGYLAYTNWQLSLVFLAIAPVVAIMVRYVGKRLKRLSRNMQDTVGDLTHITSEMVAGNRIVKSFGGEHYERQRFKAASLDNRTQYRKLIMTVSLNNPLMQLVISFALAGMMYLALIMMKSSSPGEFVGFFTAAFLLPKPIRQLSDANSEILRGIAAAESLFEVLDEPAEIDGGDYQVERSQGRIEFKNLSFSYPGSETPALNSINVTIEPGQTVALVGASGGGKSTMINLLPRFYDYEQGEILIDGVPLKRYRLDSLRRQIALVTQNVTLFNASVANNIAYGALQGAAREQIEQAAIDAYAMDFISKMPQGLETEIGENGVKLSGGQRQRLALARALLKDAPILILDEATSALDTESERYIQAALNRVMQGRTTLVVAHRLSTIESADVILVMDKGRIVEEGSHRELLARDGAYAKLHKMQFQDVGQTKSVEQSAQE